Proteins found in one Sorghum bicolor cultivar BTx623 chromosome 1, Sorghum_bicolor_NCBIv3, whole genome shotgun sequence genomic segment:
- the LOC8063016 gene encoding GDSL esterase/lipase At5g55050 has product MGRLSSCKSTASLLLCVAVSFLAELVLVHGGLVPALYVLGDSQADVGNNNHLQLSPLRANFPRNGIDYPGQQATGRFSNGHNFVDFLAGSLGLASPPAYHSIRDTAGSNSTYLDGINFASGGAGVCDLTNKGQCFSFDHQIECDYSSVHSELVRQLGQPQATDHLSKSIFVVAIGGNDIIFRALPRPAVDLTAEVLAVISLPPQEFIDSLAQTLRRQLQRLYDLGMRRLFFVGAAPIGCVPLMRELSLSRRLTTAGGCHDGANDMSARYNAAVRSLLGDMSTQHQDLQYAFFDTYTTLMQHIKEPEANGYAEVKAACCGLGDNNAMYRCGRVSTVCPNRTNHMFWDLVHPTETTSRRLTGIAFDGSSPLVSPINVRTLVSQER; this is encoded by the exons ATGGGTCGTCTCTCTTCTTGTAAGAGCACCGCCAGCCTTCTTCTCTGCGTCGCCGTTAGTTTCTTGGCCGAGCTCGTCCTCGTCCATGGCGGGCTGGTTCCGGCGCTGTACGTGCTGGGCGACTCGCAGGCAGACGTCGGGAACAACAACCACCTGCAGCTGTCGCCGCTCAGGGCAAACTTCCCGCGCAACGGCATCGACTACCCGGGGCAGCAGGCCACCGGCAGGTTCAGCAATGGCCACAACTTCGTCGACTTTCTTG CTGGCAGCCTTGGGCTAGCCAGCCCTCCTGCCTACCACTCCATCCGCGACACTGCAGGCAGCAACTCCACATATCTGGACGGCATCAACTTTGCTTCCGGTGGTGCAGGAGTTTGTGACCTCACAAACAAG GGCCAGTGCTTCAGCTTCGATCACCAAATCGAGTGCGACTACTCGAGCGTCCATTCAGAACTGGTGCGGCAGCTCGGGCAGCCTCAGGCCACGGACCATCTGTCCAAATCCATCTTCGTCGTGGCTATCGGCGGCAACGACATAATCTTCCGCGCCCTGCCCCGGCCCGCCGTCGATTTGACGGCGGAAGTACTGGCAGTaatctccctccctccccaGGAGTTCATCGACTCGCTGGCGCAGACCTTGAGACGCCAGCTGCAG AGGCTCTACGACCTCGGGATGCGCAGGCTCTTCTTCGTCGGCGCGGCTCCCATCGGGTGCGTGCCGCTGATGCGGGAGCTGAGCCTGAGCCGCCGCCTCACCACCGCCGGCGGATGCCACGACGGCGCCAACGACATGTCCGCCCGGTACAACGCGGCGGTGAGGTCCCTCCTCGGCGACATGAGCACGCAGCACCAGGATTTGCAGTACGCCTTCTTCGACACCTACACCACGTTGATGCAGCACATCAAGGAACCAGAAGCAAACG GCTATGCCGAGGTGAAAGCAGCGTGCTGCGGTCTCGGGGATAACAATGCCATGTATCGGTGCGGGCGGGTGAGCACGGTGTGCCCCAACAGGACCAACCACATGTTCTGGGACCTCGTCCACCCGACGGAGACCACGTCGCGGAGGCTCACCGGCATTGCCTTCGACGGTTCCTCGCCATTGGTTTCGCCCATAAATGTGAGGACGCTTGTAAGCCAGGAGCGTTGA